From a region of the Haloferax volcanii DS2 genome:
- a CDS encoding NAD-dependent epimerase/dehydratase family protein, producing the protein MSLESVAVTGGTGNLGPTVVAHLRASGYTVTNLSRHSESSLADHDYRVSALDPGDLTAALSDVDADAVVHLGTISTPTNDPGHRVFESNVQSTYVVLEVAAALGIDRVVVASSMSAIGGSFEPDPARIDFLPVDESHRATPSNPYGLGKYVAEQTAAGFVRRADAPETVASLRFPWMPSEEEGRQTFAEADRSLSGLRDAGHFHTARNTLFSYLGREDAARLVRRALEADFAGHEVFWAAAADTSTTVESATLASEVYPDAETRESLSGHEALVSTEKAKRLLGWEPTWSWRDGRA; encoded by the coding sequence ATGAGCCTCGAATCCGTCGCCGTCACGGGCGGGACCGGGAACCTCGGGCCGACCGTCGTCGCCCACCTCCGCGCGAGCGGCTACACCGTCACGAACCTCTCGCGACACAGCGAGTCGTCGCTCGCGGACCACGACTACCGGGTGAGCGCGCTCGACCCGGGCGACCTCACCGCGGCGCTCAGCGACGTCGACGCCGACGCAGTCGTCCATCTCGGAACCATCTCGACGCCGACGAACGACCCCGGCCACCGCGTCTTCGAGAGCAACGTCCAGTCGACCTACGTCGTCCTCGAAGTCGCCGCCGCGCTCGGCATCGACCGCGTGGTCGTCGCCTCCAGCATGAGCGCCATCGGCGGAAGCTTCGAACCCGACCCCGCTCGAATCGACTTCCTCCCGGTGGACGAGAGCCACCGCGCGACGCCCTCGAACCCCTACGGCCTCGGGAAGTACGTCGCAGAACAGACCGCCGCGGGGTTCGTCCGCCGCGCCGACGCACCCGAGACGGTCGCCAGCCTCCGATTTCCGTGGATGCCGAGCGAGGAGGAGGGGAGACAAACGTTCGCCGAGGCCGACCGCTCGCTGTCGGGACTTCGGGACGCCGGGCACTTCCACACCGCGCGCAACACGCTGTTTTCGTACCTCGGCAGAGAGGACGCCGCGCGACTCGTCCGCCGGGCGCTCGAAGCAGACTTCGCGGGCCACGAGGTGTTCTGGGCCGCGGCCGCCGACACCTCGACGACCGTCGAATCTGCGACGCTCGCCAGCGAGGTCTACCCCGACGCGGAGACCCGAGAGTCGCTTTCGGGCCACGAAGCGCTCGTCTCGACCGAGAAGGCGAAGCGACTGCTCGGGTGGGAGCCGACGTGGTCGTGGCGCGACGGGCGCGCGTGA